The segment GGTGCGACTGGCCCGCGGGTAACCAGCCCTCGTGCGACTGGCCCGCAGGTAACCAGCCTACATGCGATTGGCTGCACTTTGCTGAAAACATTCCTTTTGACCTTCCACAGAGGAGAAATGCGTTGCTGTGATTTAAACGTTAGGCACTGATTGGGTAGAGTAACCCGCTGTCCAGACTGAAACCATTTATAAAGTCCTTGTGCTACTTTAAACTCCAATAACTTTGGATGTACACACAACAGCAGCACAATGTAAACGGTGCATAGAAGGTGAATCCTTAAAGTTTTCAtgcattagttttatttatttggggtaaataatttttttgttcatATTCTGCAAATGATTGAGAATGGTGACTGTAGAAGAAAAGGTGATCTGTATGTTACGAAAAAGGTCACAAATGATAGCGGTTATGTtgaaggttaaaaaaaacaatttaaaaaaaaacaaaaaaaaaaaacataacggacccgagtcattaaggaaagtaaagcaaaaaaaatttgtaactttgaaccttagcaaaaccatgttacattggagggagaggtacatTTGAAATGTAtcgtcagatttatagttggggtagggcctgtcctagttaaacttttaatgtcagtgtaaaaatagagctatcaagtatttgtgtcctacatgagaaaacagccagtatttgccttatgtgcaaattaataaactaatttgctccccttgcattgtaacatgattttgtcaaggttcaaagttactaattttttgctttactttccataatcaggccctatatgcatTGCTTTAAAACTTTAATATTTCGGCTTTTATATGCGTACATCCAAAGTTATTCAAGTTGCACAAGAACATTAGAACCATCCCCTTATTTCCTCTCGGCTATAGGACACAGATCCTATATCCACTGTTTATGGTCATCCGTCCCGGCATCTCCTCACCGCCCTCTGTCCTCGTATCGCTTaatctttgtttttttacttcCGCCATCACTTCTGCTCTTCAGTACGCAGACGCAGGCGGACACGCCGGCCACAGTCTTGGGCAAGTCCATTCCTTTCACCCACTTTTTCTTCTCCTTGTCGTATATCTGCACAGTCCTAGAGAACAACGTGTTCTCCCAGCTGTATCCGCCCAGGATATAAATCTTGTTGTCCAAAACGGCCACCCCCGATTCGCTGTTAGGTTGTATCAGGGGAGCGATGCGTGTCCATTGGTCACACTGGGGGCTGTAACACTCCACGCTGAGGATATCGAAACGTTCCATGGACTCCAGGTTGTCATCGCTCCCACCTATAGAGTATATACTGTCATCCAGCGTGCACATGCTATGCCAGCCCCTAGCCGTGATCATGGGTCTCCTCTCTTCCCAAACGTCAGCACCAGGGTCGTAGCAAAGCAAGTTTTTCCTGTAAGGTCCGATCTGATAGTCGTGTCCCCCAGAGATGTATACGGAGTCTTTGAGCACAGTTCCAGCATGTCCATAGGTGAATCTGGAATATAAAAACACTGAGATAAACACACAGCTGCATTTATTCATTGAAAGATATAGGCCATGTATGTGCTGGGCTGATTCTCTCTTTATATGCGTATAACTCGTTCTGCATTTGGTAATTGGACTGGGAGCTGCCACATTATTTGCGAAGGTTAAAGAACAAACTTCTCTGTATACATTAATAATCTGAGTCAATTATCGCACAAACTTGGTAGTTCCAAATAATAAaaactgtttgttgttggctgaGTGAATCGGGGGCGTCTCGATCACTTGAGTTCACTGTCATTGGTTAATTCAGAATCTGAATGTAAGTGAGATATTTAGGATGACTTGTATACAAAAAGTTACTTGAAATTGTttgcttgggttttttttgtatttatttattttttaacttatacTGTATGCTAAATTCTACGAATAACCATTTTATTAATCTATGCCTCACCCACTTTGGCTCATTAGCGTACATTGTAACGGACAGTACTTAATGAGGACTTGAAAGTGGTGTAAATTTCTATAGAATATGACTTGCAGCTAAATTAACCCTTTAAGTGGTTACAGGAGAACAATGGTCAGTGACGATCTCTATCTGTTTTAGGACAAAGATATAACAATTTGCTACACATTGTGTCATCAGTTTAATCCATAGAGGAATGTAATGGGAAAAGACGTACTAATGCAATACCCAACATCACCTGAACTTAGGGGGCGCTGTGAGCTAACAATCTGGTCACCGACTACAGAAAGGTAACGCGGCCTAGAACAAgttttgaacaaaatattttgaaagtaAATATAGGGAACATCTGCAATTAtacagaaagaataaaaaaaaactttgtgcCATTTCTTGTACCATGTGAGCAGCTGCCGTAGCTTGTGACATCATACATCAGTAGTGGGCACAGATACCTCCTATATCAGTACCTCTGGTCAGTAACTTATTGCTGCTGGTCTGGTGATCATGTATACGATCAATCCCGACAGGATTATCTGCAGACATGGCGATAGTTTAGGAGTCACACATGCGCGGATATCAAACTATTCTGCCGGTATTAGTGAGCGTGTGGTCAGCTCAATGTATCTGTGACTTAGATGAACTCTACACAGTAACGTCGGCACGTTCTCTACGTGAAAAGTCCACTCGGATTAGGTAACAAGACATGGCGTTACCAACGCAGCTAATAAACATTAAACTCACCTCGGCAGCTCCGATACGTAGGTCCAGGTATCGAGCTGGGGGCAGTAGCTTTCAACCGAAGAGAGGGCGCCGCTTTCATTCCTGCCGCCAACGGCGACAAGTTTATCAGTCACCGCAGCCAAATAGAAATCCACCCGATGTTGGTTCATGGAGGCCACCTGTCAACATTGGCATTGGTCAGTATTTCAGGGAGAGCACAGTAATGCACAAGTAATACTGCTGTCATTGGGCaaggaaagggggctgggggggggggggtctttatCCTGCTCTGGAGTGAATACGATGGATGGTACACAGTAACGTCAAGCTCCGCAGGTCTGAGTGATTGGCTTACAGTCTTCTTAGTAACTGAGTAACTAAAATGCCTGGTACAGATTAGTGGCGTTGCACAAATGGGTGTGAAAACCTTGATATGACTACAAGTTGTATTAACGGTCTATAAGGATGGAGGAAATACTCCATCACACTTACTTTTTTGAAACATTTGAAATGCAACTTTATAACATTTTAGTACACAATGGTGGGAAATACTTTGTCCTATTTTTAACGCACTTTTCACACATTTATAAACACATGAAAAGAgtcatataaagaaaaaaaaaaaaaagatactttttAGTTGTTCTTTAAATGCTAGAAAAGAAGATGTAAAAGTGAAGACTGCATCCTGGTCTTGTAATATAGAACCATGTTTATATCACAGACTAGATATTGATAAATAATTGTAAATACTCACTAACAGTGAGAACAATATCCAGGCACAAATTACAGTAAAAGGATGTAACACAGTAACCCATACTGACCCCACGGCCTCCCCTACGGCTGTATGGAGGAGTCATTGACACCATACGGCAAACTGATCTCCACGTGGATTCCTGGATAACCCTCTTGTAAGTCAGACACAGGGCAGAGAGTGTACACACAGCGACCATACTCTGTTCGGTGTCTCTAATATTTGTCCATTTACCTTAGAGTCAGTAATGCCGTGTGTCAGTCCTAACACTTTCCCTGCCGTAGCTCCTGCTACGAaactttttattctttattttccacattaaaaatatttgtCTTGTATTGCCCCATTTATCTACACTGACTCACCCCTGGGAATGGGGTCACTGACCTCTGTTCCTATAACCACGATGGACCCACTAGCGGAGCCCGTGACTCGGGCTGTAAAACAGCTGTTAACATTAGATGCCATCGTCTCCTGCGTGACCGTCTCACCTGGATCCACTGACTCCAGCGGGGATCATACCTGTAGAGAAGGTTGGAAGCCGCATCCCCACCGTTGTCTCTGGAGAAACTCCCTCCAGCCACATAGACGAAGTTGCCGAGAGCTATGACGCAGTGGTGACTCCTTCTTGCCGGGAGCTGCGTCTCCGACAACCACCGCTCCCTCTTAATGTCCAAGCTGTAAACGTCGTCGCTCAACTCCAGACAGTGTTCCGAGACCTCCCCACCGATGAACAGAAGCTCCTCTGTCCCCGTACGTAAAGTACTACGAGTGTTTTGGAGCAGCGGCTGTGCGGCCACGTTATTGTGATAGTAGACCGCTTTCTCCACCAAGCTTTCGCAATTCGCCTCTTTCGGTAGGAGGGAAGAAATGGCAGGTTTCACTTGGTGCAAGAGCTCACTTTTAGAAATCAGCTGGAAACGTATATTCTGGAGAACCTGGTAGGCCTGGCTCTCACGTTCCGGGCACTGAGTCAACCACTGCAGGGCGGACTTCAGGAGGTCATGCTCGCTGACGTGCTGGACTTGGCTGCTCATTAGGTAATGACAAATCTTCTGCACAGATATGTTCTGGAGGAAGTCACTCGTGAAGGACAGAATGCTGTAGTTGTGCAGGATGAATGAGTCAATGTAAGAGTCCAGACGCTCCAGAGAATAAATAGAAGCCAGTTCTTGCAGGTAGAGATAATTCTCCTCGTTTACCTCACTCTCCAAATACTCACAGCAGAAATCCACCACTTTCCAGATCTGAAGAAGGTGGGAAGTCTCCAGGACATAATCTGTATTGCCTCCATCCAACGTCAAATCACTGGTGTACAAAAAGTCAACGACGGCCTTGAGACCGATGTACGAGGCCCCCACCAGCTCCACCTCTTTCTGGTGGACCTCTCTCATGCCGATGGTGAACATGGAGTTGAAGTAGTCACTACAAGCAGATAAGAAGTTCCTATGGGCTGGCACTCTTTGGTCGTCAGCCACCAGAATGACGTCACAGAAGAGACCTTTCTGTCTCTGTTCATTGAGGCTGTGAAGGACCAGGCAGGAGTGGTCGGCCCATCGGTACAGCTGAGAATGGAACAaaggaatatataaataatgaccCTATATGACATGATATAAATGACAGGCTGCGTTTTACTGAGCACAATGATACCTAaataaatgactggaatgttTAAACTTAACTACATTCATCCCAGCAAGCTAGATTTCACTCCTCTGGTGCTTCTATAACAGAGCAGACAAAGTGACTGACAGTTGGGCAGACTTGCGCAGGAGCGGGTcaggtgatgtcacagcagctcaaatgactgcagtgtCAGAGGTACTGGTCTATCATTTGCCtgctcccagcatgcactgcggcTAAACAAGTAGCTGAAAAAGACAAGAAATAGCTTCCCCCAACTGTCCAGAATTTATAACACAAGTGAATTATTACAGTTAAAACTACAACTTTCCTCCTTACAGGCAGACAAAACTAAAAATCGAAAAAAGTGGTATATACAGCGATTCTGATTACCAATATGGTCTTTGTTCAACCAGATTGGCTCCTAATCACTGCTTGGATGGGTCCAACACATCCACCAATCTCAATCAACATGTGAGCAGGATCGCTCAGATATCTACCTGGTCTGGAGAAAACGCTGACAACCCTGATCCACAAGGGCAACATCTGATTGAACCAATGGACTCACACGGGATCCAGTCACTCGGCCTGAGCACTTGGATCTCTCTGAACCGTTATTCTGTGTTCAGGTCAAGTGACCGGATCTGCCCGGTATGGGCAGCGGTAACCTCCTAACTCCTGCGGATGTTAATTGTTTTTACAGTGTACAAAGAAGCTGTCACAATCCCATCTAAGGATCAATGAAATGCATTAACATAACCATGTCATTTCCAGCAATGCCTAATATCTGCATCATAGTATCTGAGGTTCGACATTTGTATTTCTGAATCTTACAGGTTACCATTAAATCATATTCTAAGTATTATAGAGGCTCTTTAAATCAGCTCCAATTTCACCGACCCCCCCAGTAAGATCACATAGACGACACACGGGGAGAACGTCACGACTCCTGGGCGTAGATAGTACTCCTACAGTATGCTCAATCTCCAGGACGCTTGTACCTTTGAAGATTCGCTGATCTTCTGTGGCCGCGACACCCTCGTCTGCCTCGACCCCTCCATCTCCTCTAAGAGGCGTTACGCAACGTCTCCTAAACTTGCCCGTTCCTATTCAGTAGACAAGAATACAGACGCTCAGACAGACCATTAAATAGCTCTTACCAGCACAAGTGTACAGAACATAATAGTATTGcgtgtattaaataaattataggAAAATCACCCAAATAACAgataatataacaaaaatataacaACCTACATATTAGACAATTCAATTATTGTGAACAATTTAAATGAGAATCATCTGATTCAGCAATAAAGATGGGAATGGTGTGTGTTTAAAGCTCCTTATTATATAGGTGCATCTGGAAGTGTGAATTCCTGCAGACGTACAAAGTGCACCCCATTATAAGTATATGTGCCagtaaatcaccccctcccctccctactctAGGCTCAGTGATGGACAGCTGTCACTCATCCATGCAGGCACCTTATGACCAGCCACAGATACTCTCTGCGCTGGGTGACATCACAACGTTGCATCGATTCTCCATCTGCCTCCGTCTTCCTGTTGTGTCTGCACATCCTACACACAGAACGAAAAACAGAACAAAAGAATGGACAATCTAATTAGCATGTGATGGGGGACCTGGAACTATGGGTAGAAACTGTCAGATATTGTGTGAAAATGTGTCAATGCAGACAAGGTACAGAAAGAAGATAAAGCTGAGATTTGGAAACTCATAGAACATTTTCATGTAAGATACAAAAGGGCCTCAAGAACAATAACCACCGTCTTGGGAAAATTAGCCGTTTCTGAGCAGAACACATTTTAAGTGagagaaaactgcagttttcaggaGACAATAAAGTTGTAATTTATTAATAAGACATCACAGCAAATGTCGTAGATATCATCTGCTTTGGAATTcgaaaaaaaaaggcaaagcagctgtctatggggactgctagtTTTCACTATTTTAAAGATAccgaaaatcaaagattttcagaACTGTGCACGATGACTGTGGGGTTAGCCagtgaagcctatggggagagcattatgGTAGAggtatcttcagatccctcaccccAACTTAGACTTTGCGATAGAAGCCatagaggagagagaagaggggtctttgcaggaacagcagttttttcgtTCCTGttaaagatttttaataaatactgaaatatttcAATCCTCATctttgtgataaggattgaaagggattgTGGTTAAAGTGCGgtgattaataaatatgcctttaTAGATTAAAAACTACATCTCTAAAATCTTCTGTCTTCAACTCTCCTTTAACATTCTCACTTATACAGAAAACAGTAATTGTTCTCCTTCGAGACTACTTTGTATATCAGATATATTCCTATAACAAATCACTGGAAGAGTTAAATAGATACTAATAACAATTATAAACATTTTAtcgccttttttttattttcctataacatttctctaatggagttatgaaaaaaatataatattccaACTGCACAGCCGACCATACCTGACGTAACAATGTAGTAAGATAAGGAAACTCTGCAGGGGTGTAAAACGCTGACATTCTTCTTGGATTAGTAAAGAGACTTTATTGTCCCTGTGATTCATCAATtcactgaccatggccttatatgtgcgtcgtttgtatgttccccccttgtttgcgtgggtttcctcccacactccaaaaacatactgatagggtaattggctgctgacaatattaacgtgtctgtgtgtgtgtgttttttagggAGTTTcatctgtaagctccaatgaggcaggggaCTCATGTGAGTGTCAAACATTCTCTCcgcacagcgctgtggaattagtgacgctatataaataaatggtgatgtcagAGATAGGTTCACAGTGATATTTACAGACAGATATCGCACATTACAAACACAAATAGACTTGGGAATTTTTTATCTAGAATCAAAATTATATTCCCAAGTCCAATAGAAAATGTCATAGTTCACCAATTAATCATTAATCTCCACTGGTATGTGTAACCATGATCCTCGAATCACATTTCTaccagatatatataaaaattatgtgGAGAAGCAGATAAGTTGGTATATTATACTTTATTGGAAGACATACAATGATGTGATTGTGTGAAGGGTTTGTTTATTGCTATTAAACATTGACAGACACCGGTCATTAAAAACTGGGTAATTCTGGGTATTCATAGCAGGTATACAATGTTatagtcatttttattaatataaaataatgtaaaccATTGTGATCAGAGTCCTTTTACATCTTTCCTCCTTGTTACAGCATTGTTTCCCTTGTACTTATAAATAATGGCTACTAATATAACACACAAGTCATTGTATACGTTGTAATCACTAAATAGCAACGATATAAACCTCAGTATTCATTATTATTTCTAAATTGAAATTGGACATCACCTACTCATTACTAAGATATAGAATTATTCTGcttataatatt is part of the Mixophyes fleayi isolate aMixFle1 chromosome 10, aMixFle1.hap1, whole genome shotgun sequence genome and harbors:
- the KLHL36 gene encoding kelch-like protein 36, which translates into the protein MEGSRQTRVSRPQKISESSKLYRWADHSCLVLHSLNEQRQKGLFCDVILVADDQRVPAHRNFLSACSDYFNSMFTIGMREVHQKEVELVGASYIGLKAVVDFLYTSDLTLDGGNTDYVLETSHLLQIWKVVDFCCEYLESEVNEENYLYLQELASIYSLERLDSYIDSFILHNYSILSFTSDFLQNISVQKICHYLMSSQVQHVSEHDLLKSALQWLTQCPERESQAYQVLQNIRFQLISKSELLHQVKPAISSLLPKEANCESLVEKAVYYHNNVAAQPLLQNTRSTLRTGTEELLFIGGEVSEHCLELSDDVYSLDIKRERWLSETQLPARRSHHCVIALGNFVYVAGGSFSRDNGGDAASNLLYRYDPRWSQWIQVASMNQHRVDFYLAAVTDKLVAVGGRNESGALSSVESYCPQLDTWTYVSELPRFTYGHAGTVLKDSVYISGGHDYQIGPYRKNLLCYDPGADVWEERRPMITARGWHSMCTLDDSIYSIGGSDDNLESMERFDILSVECYSPQCDQWTRIAPLIQPNSESGVAVLDNKIYILGGYSWENTLFSRTVQIYDKEKKKWVKGMDLPKTVAGVSACVCVLKSRSDGGSKKTKIKRYEDRGR